The Ziziphus jujuba cultivar Dongzao chromosome 3, ASM3175591v1 region atgaaCAATATgcactataaaaataaataaatatatatatatatatatatatatttacacctAAAAATGGCTACTATGTTACAACGAAGGTGCTCCCCAGGGGTGAAGCAGGCCTACATATGGATCCCATCCCTATGTAAAAGAGGGGAACACATGCTTTGAGAGTACCAGAAATATTTCCTCTAGATACATACGTAACTTTATCATTatgtttttttgcttttaagtGAAGGGGATTTGATCGAATCAAAATTCCAAGCTTTAGCTTTCTTTACTTTATTGAGGACCTGTTCCGTCTAAGAAATTTTAtacaatataattttcaattttattgttttgttgagtAAGAACTTATACAGCAACAaccacatgaaaaaaaaaaaaaaaaaaaactattgatATACCCCATTTTCTGAACTCTTTATTAAAGttccaataatatttttttaattaaaaattgacactatatcataaattaaatagtgatgtgttgttttcttttttgaaatatcaaattttgaccACCCATTTAATGTAAATAGttgatttttctaattattattattattattattatttattaaaggaACAAAAACATAGTACAATGTTCCAACTAGAAATGCGCACGATGAATCTTAAAACCGACATGGTTTGCCCAGTAGCCGTCGCTTTGAAACAAGTACAAGCCAAAAACATCATGATATCAGAAAATAGGGCAATGAAAGTTGGGGTCCAAGATGGGGTccacaaaatgaaaaagataatattaaactaaaaattgggaatagaaaattttctagttttataaatttgattaatcaGCCAAAAAGAAATTATGTAGAAATGGATTTCCTTCTAATCCACAGCCACTTGGTGGGGTAGAGTAGAGATTGTAGAGCTGCTTACGTAAAAGCAAAGGCAAATCCAATGCCAAAACCAAAGCCAAGTCTctctatatatagagagagagtgagacTGTCAGTTGCACAAAGTCATCAAAATCGGGCCATGATTATTAAGATAATTAGGAGAAGAAAACAAACCGAGTCAAAACGCCCATAACACCCCCTTGTCTTTAATCACTCTCCTATCATATCCCTTTTGTTCCAACATTTTCTTGCTTTTAATATCTACCttttttcactctctctctgGCTTCCCGGATGACAGAATTTTGCTAATACTATTTGTTTTTCAAGGTATGCataatttatgttttcttgtatttaatttaatcattCTTAGGATCTGGGTTGAAGTTTGTACTTTTGCTTACTCTGTTCATGTTGTTGTTTTGATCATTTGGAGCATGTAATCTTTCTGGGTATTGTGTTTTATTACTATGTTTGTTTTCCAaagatgttgtttttatttattattcgtAAATGTTGTAATCGATATCTGTTTCACTTTAATGGTTGCTCTCTTTCACCGGGTTAGTTCCAGATTGCAGTTTTTTTCAATGATAATAATCACATATTACAAACCTTTGTTtctgcttggttcttggttTAAGTGTCTGGGTCTGTTCTTATTTTATCTGGGCATAGTCCACAAATTACTCGCTCTTTCACTTGCATTCATATGCAGTAATaagcattcaaaaaaaaaaaaaaaaatctgtttcaAACTCAGCAATTGACCTTTTGATCAGTTATACTTTGTTTGCCTCATCCACATGCAATTTGGACCTTTCTATTGTTGGCTTTAACAGGGCATGTTATAGTCACTAAAATGTCATGACCAAAAAGGTTACTATGGGTTTCTATATTTAGGCTTAACTTATTTGCCTGACAGATCCAATGATATTGTtttcatcttcttttcttctgttTAATAAGATGAGAATGTAACTGAATTTGGCCCCTTTTTGGGTCCTTTATGTATTTTACAGGCTGTGGTAACATTGGATGTGTTGAGTGAGCAATGGCTTCTTGCAAAGCCCCTCACTGTGTTCTCCTGGTCTatctctttctttcctttgcTTGTCAATGCTTTGCTATTGGAGTTGATGCAGACAGCTCAGTTCTGCTTGTGGATGCTTCTGAAGCATCAGGACGACCAATACCCGATACACTTTTTGGGATATTCTTTGAGGTATATGTACATCCATTTTCTATATGGTGTTTTCTTCTGTTGGGAGCTGGTTTCTGTTTCTTCTGGAATATGTAATGTGTCAGAAATAACGTGCAGTTCCTCTAATCTTCTTGATTGTGATCCATGTGCTTTCTGATTTATCTGTATCAAGTTCACATTAAATGCTGCATATCAATTTAGGCTTGTATTTATACATTCATTTGTACATATAGGCAAAAGCAGAGTTCAATTTCACCCATATCAATAGAGCCAAGGGATCGTTTTCTGTTGTTACTTATTGTTTGTTACATATTTATCCATTTATTTTATGTTCACATTTATCCATCTAGTATATTCCtgctttttcatttatatttatgtatggaAGTGCTGTTTGACTTCAGTATAAAATAGATTGTCTCTTAAGACAACTATTTCAAATTTGTTTAAGATGCTCATAGATGATTATTGTTGTAATTTCATAGACGATTATTGTTGTAGTATTTGTTCTTTGCTATTGTAATTGTTATTTACTGTTTTACTTGTTTTTTATTAGGGAATATGCTCATTCTTTCAAATCGTTTTAATGCAGGAGATTAATCATGCAGGTGCTGGTGGGTTGTGGGCTGAGCTTGTAAGTAACAGAGGTTAGCTCCAAATTCACTCCCCAGAAAATACAAGTTTTAAACCTCAATGTGTCTATTTTATCATGCTTTTGTCAATTATAAGTTGGTTATGATGGCCTTGGCTTTACGGTAAAAGATTATGAAGGGTTTAGGTTTGAGTCtgattttcaagtcaaatgagGATGCAAGTTTGAAAAGGTTGTGGAACATAATGCAGAATTAGCTTATAAGACTTGAATGAATGTTTTATGGGCTTGGTAAGGGGGTCAATATATTTTCTaggtatatataaaattatttttaggcaTCCAAGTTATTTATATTCATCTTGATATATTGAAATTGAGTTCCTTAACAACTTCTTTTCCCAGGTTTTGAAGCTGGAGGCCCCAATGTTCCTTCAAACATTGATCCTTGGGCTATTATTGGGGATGAATCAGTTTTAAATGTATCGACAGACCGTTCATCGTTATTTGAACGTAATAAGATAGCACTCCGTCTGGATGTGCTCTGTGACAGCAAGGGTCCCAATGCCTGCCCAGCTGGAGGTGTTGGTGTTTATAACCCTGGATACTGGGGAATGGTGAGAACCTACTAACACCTATACTAAAATGGATACATTTTTTCGCTATATATACTGTTCTCCTTTcttttattatgtatttttcgaGCTAGgaaaatcataaattaaattcatttccattgtatttatttaGCAACAGTTTTTTGTTGTAACTCACTACAACTGGTTGCCTTCtactgtttatgtttttttttttttttccctcttcttcttcttcccagaATATTGAACGAGGAAAAACCTACAAACTTGTTCTGTATGTTCGGTCATTAGGATCAGTCGACATCACTGTGTTGTTGACAGACTCAAGTGGGCAGAAATTGGCAGCTGCCAATATTATGTGAGGCACCATTTTGCATAATCTacagttaaaaaataatttttgaaatttacagGTCCTTGTTAGAATTATCTTTAAATCCTTGAATAGTTTGAGAGTACCTTCTTTTGCATCTGTAGAGCCTCTGCTTCTGAAGTATCAGACTGGAAAAAATTGGAGATTCCCTTGGAAGCCTTAGGGACTAGTCATAACGCGAGACTTCAATTGACAACAACCAGAAAAGGGGTGATATGGTTTGATCAAGTCTCGCTCATGCCCTTGGACACATATAAGGTACTTCACTTCCTCCTGTTTCATTCATGTGTCCTAGGAGATCGTGTCACCaatatttagaaaagaaaactcCAACAATTGATTTCCAGCGTTGAACCTTTACTTTTGTAAAATTGTTACTATTACAGGATAATCAAgtgtaatattaatttttttgaatctGTTGTTTTGTCATAGGGACACGGTTTCCGAAAAGATATCTTCCAAATGCTGGCAAATTTAAAACCTAGATTTCTCAGATTTCCAGGTAAAcatgaatttatttgttttgacaCTTGATAGTCCTGAACACAGGTTgggattttttttaacatgtagCTTTCTTCTGGAATATTTGCAATATACATAAGGATGTTTCCAGGCTTGATATCTTTGCATCAAATTGATGGTTTCATTGTCTTTTTAAATTGAACTGTGGCTATATCATCTTTCTgaaatatattgttttctagAGAAAGGCAGCTAGGATTTCAGTTATCTGTAATAACCAGGATTCAAGTCTAGTAAATGAGATTACAAACCTTAGCAATAGCATAAATGCCCAATAAAGTTAAGTCAAGCactaaataattagaaaaatccATGTCGGCAATGAAAGCTGATATGCTACTACTACCTTATGATCTCTATCAGTTAGCCTTATCTTCAGCgtagttttgttgaattctcAAAAATTGTGACGTGGCTAACACAGACTTCATGTTGCATTAGGTGGCTGTTTTGTTGAAGGTGACTGGCTAAGAAATGCATTTCGTTGGAAAGATACAGTTGGACCATGGGAAGAGAGACCTGGTCATTTCGGTGATGTTTGGTTGTACTGGACTGATGATGCACTTGGTTATTATGAGTTTCTCCAGGTGGGTATCTCTTAAACTGCAAGTGTaggaataataaattttttgtaacTTGATAAGATTCACACTACAAGAACATAAGAAGGTGAAGATTTTTTAAAGAACTTCCTTTCTATTTTCTACAGCTGTCAGAAGACCTTGGTGCTTTGCCAGTATGGGTTTTCAATAATGGTATTTCACATTCAATTCATACTTAAATTAcgtcttttttcaattttctttttccttattctCTTTTATTTCCTTAATTTCTCAGGTGTCAGTCACCATGATGAAGTTGTTAGTTCTGTTGTTAAGCCCTTTGTCCAGGTATAGTTGCTAGCATTCTGCTTTCTCCTCATCAAACCACTTCTCATAAGCTATCACTTCGTACTCGTGAAGCAGTAGAATTTTTTGAATGATTATCTAATAATTGATATTGTCGATAGAACTCTGATCCTGTATAACCTTACATGCTTAGTTAAATGTGGAAATGATTGTATTTCAAATACTAGTTTAATGGATTGAATATGAATTTGTTGCAAGGGAATCTGTTTGTTCCATCGAACATCAAGCTATATTTTAGGTGCTATTTAGCTATACTTAGATACAAATCAGCTGAGAATATGCACCAATGGA contains the following coding sequences:
- the LOC107423410 gene encoding alpha-L-arabinofuranosidase 1, whose product is MASCKAPHCVLLVYLFLSFACQCFAIGVDADSSVLLVDASEASGRPIPDTLFGIFFEEINHAGAGGLWAELVSNRGFEAGGPNVPSNIDPWAIIGDESVLNVSTDRSSLFERNKIALRLDVLCDSKGPNACPAGGVGVYNPGYWGMNIERGKTYKLVLYVRSLGSVDITVLLTDSSGQKLAAANIIASASEVSDWKKLEIPLEALGTSHNARLQLTTTRKGVIWFDQVSLMPLDTYKGHGFRKDIFQMLANLKPRFLRFPGGCFVEGDWLRNAFRWKDTVGPWEERPGHFGDVWLYWTDDALGYYEFLQLSEDLGALPVWVFNNGVSHHDEVVSSVVKPFVQEALDGIEFARGPPDSKWGSLRASMGHPEPFDLRYVAIGNEDCGKKNYRGNYLKFYAAIKRDYPDIKIISNCDGSNKPLDHPADLYDFHIYTTANDIFSKNHRFDNVPRKGPKAFVSEYAVNDKRDAGRGSFLAALAEAGFLIGLERNSDVVDMVSYAPLFVNENDQRWNPDAIVFNSSSLYGTPSYWVLRFFTESSGATLLKSVLQTNFSSSLVASAISWKNSENDKDYIRIKVVNYGSNTMNLKISVDELENSIQASGSNKTVLISTNLLEENSFSEPDKVVPQQSPLENAAAKMDVVLPPRSLTSFDLLKGPSYIRITGADSFSRSSI